The proteins below are encoded in one region of Xenopus laevis strain J_2021 chromosome 8L, Xenopus_laevis_v10.1, whole genome shotgun sequence:
- the LOC121396918 gene encoding uncharacterized protein LOC121396918 isoform X1 gives MPSFYFRNREEEESWRQWRKEKEMRMEEAGPSRRHRSGTGQAAQKEVAVSQEVRAAGGVRDASVAGGTTPCRIVVIGHSFVYWASRHAAGQEWGLPEENMKTAWLGWRGMRWEQLKGRLVSTLRQCEFVDLLVIHAGGNDLTVGKTPALIEAMRQDMEEVIGNPKVGKIAWSDIIQRGEWRGAIDPKGVEKARKKVNRAMHKIMYSSGNGIIRHENIKYKQRGLYRYDRVHLSREGLDLFLKNIGNFVEEWWRSRAR, from the exons ATGCCGAGTTTCTATTTCAGAAATAGAGAAGAGGAGGAGAGCTGGCGGCAATGGAGGAAGGAAAAAGAAATGAGGATGGAAGAAGCAGGACCTTCTCGGAGACATAGAAGTGGAACGGGGCAAGCGGCACAGAAGGAGGTGGCGGTTTCACAGGAAGTAAGAGCGGCAGGAGGGGTCAGAGATGCATCTGTTG CAGGGGGTACAACTCCTTGCAGAATCGTGGTCATAGGCCATTCATTTGTTTATTGGGCAAGCAGACATGCAGCAGGGCAAGAATGGGGGTTACCGGAGGAAAACATGAAGACTGCATGGCTGGGCTGGAGAGGTATGAGGTGGGAACAATTGAAAGGTAGGTTGGTCTCTACCCTCCGACAATGTGAATTTGTTGATCTGCTAGTGATACATGCAGGAGGAAATGACTTGACAGTAGGAAAGACTCCAGCACTAATAGAGGCCATGAGACAAGATATGGAGGAGGTGATAGGAAACCCGAAGGTGGGGAAGATAGCATGGTCGGACATTATACAAAGGGGAGAATGGAGAGGAGCAATTGACCCTAAAGGTGTGGAGAAAGCAAGGAAGAAAGTAAACAGAGCCATGCACAAAATCATGTATTCCTCCGGTAATGGGATAATAAGGCATGAGAATATAAAATACAAGCAAAGAGGTCTTTATAGATACGATAGAGTGCATTTATCACGAGAGGGTTTGgatttgtttttgaaaaacattGGTAATTTTGTGGAGGAATGGTGGAGGTCACGGGCCAGATAG
- the LOC121396918 gene encoding uncharacterized protein LOC121396918 isoform X2 — translation MPSFYFRNREEEESWRQWRKEKEMRMEEAGPSRRHRSGTGQAAQKEVAVSQEVRAAGGVRDASVGEDGSEIWYSRVLGTDRLRGVRKEFFIRMRIGYKLLSFLPSSGMPLSV, via the exons ATGCCGAGTTTCTATTTCAGAAATAGAGAAGAGGAGGAGAGCTGGCGGCAATGGAGGAAGGAAAAAGAAATGAGGATGGAAGAAGCAGGACCTTCTCGGAGACATAGAAGTGGAACGGGGCAAGCGGCACAGAAGGAGGTGGCGGTTTCACAGGAAGTAAGAGCGGCAGGAGGGGTCAGAGATGCATCTGTTG GAGAAGATGGAAGCGAAATATGGTACTCCAGGGTTCTTGGAACCGATCGCCTTagaggggtcaggaaggaatttttcatcaGGATGCGAATTGGATATAAGCTcctgagttttttgccttcctctggaatgCCATTATCTGTGTAG